In the genome of Coregonus clupeaformis isolate EN_2021a chromosome 1, ASM2061545v1, whole genome shotgun sequence, one region contains:
- the LOC121560778 gene encoding ecto-ADP-ribosyltransferase 4 isoform X1: protein MKYLTGDLLLLATMLTTVNSAECQCQCDEERLNIEPSSVDDRYPTCREEMMGNITAGDLLTRERQATPSFSTAWSQAERCNLTVANLTDLHVTALTLYTSTYNRTFPLIFDVDARSLGPNAKVYYRYFLFKSLHFLLTDALRLLRGQDEVEAELGQDGKGCLLVYADSGRRDNLRGEVGDQVRTGHFVLASTRRYSSSFDLTIRTCHGHLLPRSHSRHCRSSSGLNVLVPPYELFRVVAVKRVPNKWGGALKWHFYLESIGTMTNLNCAMTSAV from the exons ATGAAATACTTGACAGGAGACCTGTTGCTCTTGGCAACAATGCTCACCACAGTCAACAGTGCAGAG TGTCAGTGCCAGTGTGACGAGGAGCGGTTGAACATAGAACCGAGCTCGGTGGACGACCGCTACCCGACGTGCAGGGAGGAGATGATGGGGAACATCACCGCGGGCGACCTGCTGACCAGGGAACGCCAGGCAACCCCCTCTTTCTCCACTGCCTGGTCGCAAGCTGAACGCTGCAATTTGACCGTGGCGAACCTCACCGACCTCCATGTCACAGCGCTGACCCTCTACACAAGCACATACAACCGCACCTTCCCTTTGATCTTCGATGTGGATGCCAGATCCCTGGGCCCCAACGCCAAAGTCTACTACcggtacttcctgtttaagtCCCTCCACTTCCTGCTGACCGACGCCCTGCGGCTCCTGAGGGGGCAGGATGAGGTGGAGGCAGAGTTGGGGCAGGATGGGAAGGGCTGCCTACTGGTGTACGCTGACAGTGGGCGCAGGGACAACTTGCGAGGGGAGGTGGGGGATCAGGTGCGCACCGGGCATTTCGTCCTGGCATCCACGCGGCGGTACAGCTCCAGCTTTGACCTGACCATCCGGACATGCCACGGGCACCTGCTGCCCCGCTCGCACTCGCGCCACTGTCGCTCCTCTTCAGGCCTCAATGTGCTGGTGCCACCCTACGAGCTGTTCAGGGTGGTGGCGGTAAAGAGGGTACCTAACAAATGGGGAGGTGCCCTGAAGTGGCACTTCTACCTGGAGTCCATTGGCACTATGACCAACCTCAACTGCGCTATGACTTCTGCCGTGTGA
- the LOC121560778 gene encoding ecto-ADP-ribosyltransferase 4 isoform X2: MMGNITAGDLLTRERQATPSFSTAWSQAERCNLTVANLTDLHVTALTLYTSTYNRTFPLIFDVDARSLGPNAKVYYRYFLFKSLHFLLTDALRLLRGQDEVEAELGQDGKGCLLVYADSGRRDNLRGEVGDQVRTGHFVLASTRRYSSSFDLTIRTCHGHLLPRSHSRHCRSSSGLNVLVPPYELFRVVAVKRVPNKWGGALKWHFYLESIGTMTNLNCAMTSAV; this comes from the coding sequence ATGATGGGGAACATCACCGCGGGCGACCTGCTGACCAGGGAACGCCAGGCAACCCCCTCTTTCTCCACTGCCTGGTCGCAAGCTGAACGCTGCAATTTGACCGTGGCGAACCTCACCGACCTCCATGTCACAGCGCTGACCCTCTACACAAGCACATACAACCGCACCTTCCCTTTGATCTTCGATGTGGATGCCAGATCCCTGGGCCCCAACGCCAAAGTCTACTACcggtacttcctgtttaagtCCCTCCACTTCCTGCTGACCGACGCCCTGCGGCTCCTGAGGGGGCAGGATGAGGTGGAGGCAGAGTTGGGGCAGGATGGGAAGGGCTGCCTACTGGTGTACGCTGACAGTGGGCGCAGGGACAACTTGCGAGGGGAGGTGGGGGATCAGGTGCGCACCGGGCATTTCGTCCTGGCATCCACGCGGCGGTACAGCTCCAGCTTTGACCTGACCATCCGGACATGCCACGGGCACCTGCTGCCCCGCTCGCACTCGCGCCACTGTCGCTCCTCTTCAGGCCTCAATGTGCTGGTGCCACCCTACGAGCTGTTCAGGGTGGTGGCGGTAAAGAGGGTACCTAACAAATGGGGAGGTGCCCTGAAGTGGCACTTCTACCTGGAGTCCATTGGCACTATGACCAACCTCAACTGCGCTATGACTTCTGCCGTGTGA
- the LOC121560704 gene encoding NACHT, LRR and PYD domains-containing protein 1 homolog isoform X2, which produces MEDSGQQGATLPDTEGECTALTQRSELRGVREKLQSELRGRCASLCGGTPSGQEVRSHCLTHAYVELLITEDNVQWHDDRHAAVRPVRPPSDMPTANEEVAIKLDDIFKPPLSPDRPQVKTVLTKGPAGSGKTASVQKFILNWAEDRANQDVDFMFVFPFSELNWLIDRRFSLSGLISHFHSSMTSVSETPSLDLSRSKMVFILDGLDQFNFHVDFNSLSVESDINKEMPLPVLLANLMWCQLLLPSAYVWVITRPAAASFIPIDFLPQQRCLTEIWGFDDPQKREFFRKRFGDQSLVHKAIALVMKAIALESSRNLCVLCQTPLCCEMLAAILENTEEGERVEIDTLTQLYTHFLLVQIGLKNDLNGEHSESIREVVRKLGKLAFLQLERGNIIFSESDVKEHGIDISKSSTFHRLCSPLIAGCEMYLEEMYRFTYTGIQDYLAALQVFLTYTNKRRNLLLHRTTLFGRLKGTFRRATLLDLHRCSVDRVLRNTHGTYDLFLCFLLGLSTTPNQTLLDLACLGKSLKVTGSEGITEITAEYIKQAIKAEPYPQTTLALFRGLRELGDASLGSEVRCYLASESRWGFLLEPDQCWELADMLWAGGELEREVFREMERLSWTRRMSMWGFWRMQTVLGDRHWQVY; this is translated from the coding sequence TAAGAGGAGTCAGAGAGAAGCTCCAATCAGAGCTAAGAGGGAGGTGCGCGTCATTGTGTGGTGGAACCCCATCAGGACAAGAAGTGCGGAGCCACTGCCTCACACACGCCTACGTGGAACTCCTCATCACCGAGGACAATGTCCAATGGCACGACGATAGGCATGCTGCTGTGCGACCCGTAAGGCCACCATCAGATATGCCCACTGCCAATGAGGAAGTAGCAATCAAGCTTGACGACATCTTCAAACCGCCGCTATCTCCGGATCGGCCTCAAGTAAAAACCGTCCTGACAAAGGGACCCGCGGGCTCAGGGAAGACGGCGAGTGTCCAGAAGTTTATTTTGAACTGGGCAGAGGACAGAGCCAATCAGGACGTCGACTTCATGTTTGTCTTTCCCTTCAGTGAACTCAATTGGCTGATAGACCGGCGCTTCAGTCTGAGTGGCCTCATCAGCCACTTCCACTCATCCATGACGTCAGTGAGCGAGACCCCCAGTTTGGACCTGAGTCGGTCGAAGATGGTCTTCATCTTGGATGGTTTGGACCAATTCAACTTCCATGTGGACTTTAATAGCTTATCGGTGGAGTCTGACATCAATAAGGAGATGCCTTTGCCCGTCCTCCTAGCAAACCTCATGTGGTGTCAGCTGCTTCTTCCCTCCGCCTACGTCTGGGTGATCACCAGGCCTGCGGCCGCCAGTTTCATCCCCATCGActtcctcccccaacaacgatgCTTGACGGAGATATGGGGGTTTGACGACCCCCAGAAGAGGGAGTTCTTTAGAAAGAGGTTTGGCGATCAGAGTCTGGTGCACAAAGCTATCGCCCTAGTCATGAAAGCTATTGCCCTAGAGTCATCACGGAACCTCTGCGTCCTGTGCCAGACACCGTTGTGCTGTGAGATGTTGGCGGCCATTTTAGAAAACACTGAGGAGGGAGAGCGTGTTGAGATAGACACTCTGACGCAACTATACACTCATTTTTTGCTTGTTCAGATCGGTTTAAAGAACGATCTAAATGGTGAACACTCAGAATCAATCAGAGAGGTTGTTCGTAAGCTAGGGAAGCTGGCTTTTCTACAACTGGAGAGAGGAAATATCATATTCAGCGAGAGCGATGTGAAGGAACACGGAATCGACATCTCCAAAAGTTCCACATTCCACAGGTTGTGTAGCCCGCTCATCGCAGGGTGTGAGATGTACCTGGAGGAAATGTACCGCTTTACGTACACGGGTATTCAAGACTACCTAGCTGCTCTGCAAGTGTTTCTCACCTACACAAACAAAAGGAGAAACCTACTACTCCACCGTACTACACTCTTTGGTCGATTGAAAGGGACGTTCAGGAGAGCAACCCTTTTAGACCTCCACAGATGCTCCGTGGACAGGGTTTTACGAAATACGCACGGAACTTATGACCTCTTCCTGTGCTTCCTCCTTGGCCTCTCAACAACACCCAACCAGACTCTCTTAGATCTAGCATGTCTAGGGAAAAGTCTAAAGGTCACAGGCTCAGAGGGGATCACGGAGATCACGGCGGAGTACATCAAGCAGGCAATCAAGGCTGAGCCTTACCCTCAGACCACCCTGGCGCTTTTCCGCGGTCTGCGGGAGCTGGGGGATGCCTCGCTGGGCAGTGAGGTCCGATGCTACCTGGCCTCCGAGTCCCGGTGGGGGTTCCTGTTGGAGCCCGACCAATGCTGGGAGCTGGCGGACATGCTTTGGGCAGGAGGGGAGTTGGAGAGGGAAGTGTTTAGGGAGATGGAACGTTTGAGTTGGACGCGCCGGATGAGCATGTGGGGCTTTTGGAGGATGCAGACCGTACTGGGAGACAGACACTGGCAGGTCTACTAG
- the LOC121560704 gene encoding NACHT, LRR and PYD domains-containing protein 1 homolog isoform X1: protein MEDSGQQGATLPDTEGECTALTQRSESVRGVREKLQSELRGRCASLCGGTPSGQEVRSHCLTHAYVELLITEDNVQWHDDRHAAVRPVRPPSDMPTANEEVAIKLDDIFKPPLSPDRPQVKTVLTKGPAGSGKTASVQKFILNWAEDRANQDVDFMFVFPFSELNWLIDRRFSLSGLISHFHSSMTSVSETPSLDLSRSKMVFILDGLDQFNFHVDFNSLSVESDINKEMPLPVLLANLMWCQLLLPSAYVWVITRPAAASFIPIDFLPQQRCLTEIWGFDDPQKREFFRKRFGDQSLVHKAIALVMKAIALESSRNLCVLCQTPLCCEMLAAILENTEEGERVEIDTLTQLYTHFLLVQIGLKNDLNGEHSESIREVVRKLGKLAFLQLERGNIIFSESDVKEHGIDISKSSTFHRLCSPLIAGCEMYLEEMYRFTYTGIQDYLAALQVFLTYTNKRRNLLLHRTTLFGRLKGTFRRATLLDLHRCSVDRVLRNTHGTYDLFLCFLLGLSTTPNQTLLDLACLGKSLKVTGSEGITEITAEYIKQAIKAEPYPQTTLALFRGLRELGDASLGSEVRCYLASESRWGFLLEPDQCWELADMLWAGGELEREVFREMERLSWTRRMSMWGFWRMQTVLGDRHWQVY from the coding sequence CAGTAAGAGGAGTCAGAGAGAAGCTCCAATCAGAGCTAAGAGGGAGGTGCGCGTCATTGTGTGGTGGAACCCCATCAGGACAAGAAGTGCGGAGCCACTGCCTCACACACGCCTACGTGGAACTCCTCATCACCGAGGACAATGTCCAATGGCACGACGATAGGCATGCTGCTGTGCGACCCGTAAGGCCACCATCAGATATGCCCACTGCCAATGAGGAAGTAGCAATCAAGCTTGACGACATCTTCAAACCGCCGCTATCTCCGGATCGGCCTCAAGTAAAAACCGTCCTGACAAAGGGACCCGCGGGCTCAGGGAAGACGGCGAGTGTCCAGAAGTTTATTTTGAACTGGGCAGAGGACAGAGCCAATCAGGACGTCGACTTCATGTTTGTCTTTCCCTTCAGTGAACTCAATTGGCTGATAGACCGGCGCTTCAGTCTGAGTGGCCTCATCAGCCACTTCCACTCATCCATGACGTCAGTGAGCGAGACCCCCAGTTTGGACCTGAGTCGGTCGAAGATGGTCTTCATCTTGGATGGTTTGGACCAATTCAACTTCCATGTGGACTTTAATAGCTTATCGGTGGAGTCTGACATCAATAAGGAGATGCCTTTGCCCGTCCTCCTAGCAAACCTCATGTGGTGTCAGCTGCTTCTTCCCTCCGCCTACGTCTGGGTGATCACCAGGCCTGCGGCCGCCAGTTTCATCCCCATCGActtcctcccccaacaacgatgCTTGACGGAGATATGGGGGTTTGACGACCCCCAGAAGAGGGAGTTCTTTAGAAAGAGGTTTGGCGATCAGAGTCTGGTGCACAAAGCTATCGCCCTAGTCATGAAAGCTATTGCCCTAGAGTCATCACGGAACCTCTGCGTCCTGTGCCAGACACCGTTGTGCTGTGAGATGTTGGCGGCCATTTTAGAAAACACTGAGGAGGGAGAGCGTGTTGAGATAGACACTCTGACGCAACTATACACTCATTTTTTGCTTGTTCAGATCGGTTTAAAGAACGATCTAAATGGTGAACACTCAGAATCAATCAGAGAGGTTGTTCGTAAGCTAGGGAAGCTGGCTTTTCTACAACTGGAGAGAGGAAATATCATATTCAGCGAGAGCGATGTGAAGGAACACGGAATCGACATCTCCAAAAGTTCCACATTCCACAGGTTGTGTAGCCCGCTCATCGCAGGGTGTGAGATGTACCTGGAGGAAATGTACCGCTTTACGTACACGGGTATTCAAGACTACCTAGCTGCTCTGCAAGTGTTTCTCACCTACACAAACAAAAGGAGAAACCTACTACTCCACCGTACTACACTCTTTGGTCGATTGAAAGGGACGTTCAGGAGAGCAACCCTTTTAGACCTCCACAGATGCTCCGTGGACAGGGTTTTACGAAATACGCACGGAACTTATGACCTCTTCCTGTGCTTCCTCCTTGGCCTCTCAACAACACCCAACCAGACTCTCTTAGATCTAGCATGTCTAGGGAAAAGTCTAAAGGTCACAGGCTCAGAGGGGATCACGGAGATCACGGCGGAGTACATCAAGCAGGCAATCAAGGCTGAGCCTTACCCTCAGACCACCCTGGCGCTTTTCCGCGGTCTGCGGGAGCTGGGGGATGCCTCGCTGGGCAGTGAGGTCCGATGCTACCTGGCCTCCGAGTCCCGGTGGGGGTTCCTGTTGGAGCCCGACCAATGCTGGGAGCTGGCGGACATGCTTTGGGCAGGAGGGGAGTTGGAGAGGGAAGTGTTTAGGGAGATGGAACGTTTGAGTTGGACGCGCCGGATGAGCATGTGGGGCTTTTGGAGGATGCAGACCGTACTGGGAGACAGACACTGGCAGGTCTACTAG